The genomic window GCCCCAGCGTCCGCAAGCTGTTGCTTGCCACCGCTGGGGCGGCCGCCGCGATGCTGTGGGCGGTCGTGGCGGGTTGTGCTAGCAAAGGCCCCATGCCTCGCTTGGCGACCGAGGACCTGCCGCCGATGTCCGCAAGCGGCGAGACGATCGCACCGGATCGTTGGTGGATTTCATTCGAAGACAGGGCGCTGGATCGCGAAGTCAATTTGGCGCTGGGCGAAAACTTTGATCTGGCCGTGGCCCTGGGACGGCTTCGCGCCGCCCAAGCGGTGACGCGGATTGAAGCGTCCGACTGGTGCTGGGACCTGGACGGCTTTGCCGATAGCGCGAGCGGCTACGGGCCGGGCCCGGACGCCACCCAGATGACCTTGGGCTTGGATGCCAGCTACCAGCTCGACCTGTGGGGGCAAATTCGTTCCCGCGTCGACGCCGAACGGTTCCGCGCCTCGGCCACCCGCGCCGATTACCAAGCCGTCGCGCTGTCGCTGTCCGGCCAAGTCGCTCGCACCTGGTACACGCTGATCGAAGCCCACGCCCAACTGAAACTGTTGGAAGAGCAGGTGGAGACCAACCGCCAAGGTTTGAAAGCCGTCGAACTGCGGTACAAGGAAGTCGGCGAAGGCGGCCCCAACGTGCTGCGACAAAAGCAACTGGTCCAGTCGACGCTGGAACAAATGGTCAGCGTGCGGGCCAGCATCGAAGTGCTCGAGCACCAACTGGCCGTGCTGACCGGTCAACCGCCTCAGACCGCTACCTATACCCCGGGCGATTCCCTGCCGGAACTGCCGCCCACGCCATGGACCGGTTTGCCGGCCGAATTGCTCAACCGACGCCCGGACGTCCGCGCCGCTTTCCTGGCCCTTGCGGCGGCGGACCGCGATGTAGCAGCGGCG from Roseimaritima ulvae includes these protein-coding regions:
- a CDS encoding TolC family protein gives rise to the protein MADDRRFTDRSACAPLPAARRRFTGSPSVRKLLLATAGAAAAMLWAVVAGCASKGPMPRLATEDLPPMSASGETIAPDRWWISFEDRALDREVNLALGENFDLAVALGRLRAAQAVTRIEASDWCWDLDGFADSASGYGPGPDATQMTLGLDASYQLDLWGQIRSRVDAERFRASATRADYQAVALSLSGQVARTWYTLIEAHAQLKLLEEQVETNRQGLKAVELRYKEVGEGGPNVLRQKQLVQSTLEQMVSVRASIEVLEHQLAVLTGQPPQTATYTPGDSLPELPPTPWTGLPAELLNRRPDVRAAFLALAAADRDVAAAVSDQYPRLNLRASLVNSAQNPETLFRVWFFSLGGQLIGPIVDGGQRRAEVDRTRAVVWQRFNEYQQTVFVALQEVEDGLALERRQLERIELLEAQLESADLASQQLLQYFITGNTSYLDVLSTVQSKQSLQRSILSARLDLILIRISLYLALAGDFDTTPLGSMELLSDASQLPSGIEIDLDAGDVEPLSPPPTGMPVEASPAPSELPSPAAAGNATVQPAPEFQLNE